A window from Physeter macrocephalus isolate SW-GA chromosome 11, ASM283717v5, whole genome shotgun sequence encodes these proteins:
- the RNF212B gene encoding E3 ubiquitin-protein ligase RNF212B has translation MDWFHCNLCFRKDGAHFFVTSCGHIFCKKCVTLEKCAVCGTACKYLALSDNLKPQEKMYFKSPVETALQYFSHISQVWSFQKKQTDLLIAFYKHRITKLEAATQEAQQILTNQDKELSVLRKENGELKKLLAILKESPSWYQGSRSTTPRPVGITSPSQSVTPRPSSQHSSQVVSRSFSVESIPYRVAGFSNLGQGVRALQGRSTPRDSFTETPSPASTHSLSYRPSSASSRQGIFSFRPSLSGGDSGQTGVLTPNNSGQRESRTTLEGLPGFQLPALQNLYQQRQMGLARGREAWNTPR, from the exons ATGGATTGGTTTCACTGCAACCTGTGTTTCCGAAAAGATGGGGCCCATTTCTTTGTCACCAGCTGTGGCCATATTTTCTGTAAAAAGTGTGTGACTCTGG AAAAATGTGCTGTTTGTGGAACTGCTTGCAAGTATCTGGCTCTTTCTGATAAT CTGAAACCTCAGGAGAAGATGTACTTCAAAAGCCCTGTGGAGACAGCTTTGCAGTATTTTAGTCACATCTCTCAG GTGTGGAGTTTCCAGAAGAAGCAAACAGATCTCCTCATCGCATTTTATAAGCATAGAATTACCAAGTTAGAAGCAGCCACGCAGGAGGCACAGCAAATACTGACTAACCAGGACAA AGAGCTGTCAGTCTtaaggaaagagaatggagaattGAAGAAATTGCTAGCCATCCTAAAG GAATCTCCAAGTTGGTACCAAGGAAGCAG gtCAACCACACCTCGACCAGTGGGCATTACTTCTCCATCACAGTCAG TTACTCCACGACCCAGTTCTCAGCATAGCAGCCAAGTGGTCAG TCGGTCCTTCTCAGTGGAGTCTATCCCTTATAGAGTGGCTGGCTTTAGTAACTTGGGACAG GGAGTCAGAGCACTGCAGGGAAGGAGCACTCCAAGAGACTCTTTTACTG AAACCCCTTCACCAGCTTCCACTCACAGCCTATCTTATAG ACCTTCATCTGCCTCCTCCAGACAGGGGATTTTTTCTTTCAGACCATCCCTAAGTGGTGGGGATTCAGGTCAAACAGGAGTCCTCACCCCCAATAATTCAG GTCAGAGGGAGAGCAGAACCACACTAGAGGGTCTTCCTGGTTTCCAGCTACCAGCCCTACAG AATCTCTACCAACAGAGGCAGATGGGATTAGCCAGGGGGAGAGAAGCATGGAACACTCCCAGATAG